Genomic segment of Kibdelosporangium phytohabitans:
CCTTGTTGCCCTCACCGTTGTACACCAGGATCCGGCTCGGGTTCGGCAGTGCGAGCGCGAGGTAGGTCTCGTTCAGCGCGATCACCCTGGCGCCGTTGCCGCCGACGGTGATGCTGAAGTCGACCTGCGGCTCGTCGCTCTCGTTCTCCTTGCCGGTCGGCTTGAAGACAGTCAACCGGTCGTCGCCCGTCTCGTTCGGGTCCGTCTTGGCCGGGCAGCGTTCGATCACGCCGATCCGGCCCTGCGTCACGGCGACGGAGCCGTACGTGCAGCCGACCCGCGGCTGCTTGTCCGGGTTCACGATGTCCGGGACGGCGCCGTACTCCATGGTCTGCACCAGGTCACTGCGCCAGGTGTTGATCAGGCGCTTGCCGGTCGCGGTGACCAGTGAGCCGTCGGACAGCAGCTGGGTGTCCAGTTCGGCGTCGCCGTTGCGCTGGTGTTCGCGCTCGCCGGTGCTCGACTTGAGCGACGTCACCTCGCTGCACGAGCCGTTGTGGTTCGGGTCGCTCGACGGCAGGGACGTGGAAGTCTTGCGGTAGACCGCGATCGCCTCGTTCCACGCCGCCCCGACCGTGCACAGTGGAATGTCGCGGGCGTACCGCCAGCGCTGCTTGCCGGTGTACGGGTTGCGCCCGACGACTTCGTTGCCGTCGCCGGTCACCACGGACGGGCCGACGGCGACGGGGATCTGCGTGGCACCGCTCGGCGCCCGCCACGCCTCGCCGAACGAGGGCGGCAGCGTGCTGGGCGCCTGCGGTGTCTCGAGGTCGTCCGGGGCGATCTGCGACGACGTCGCGGCGAAGTCGCTGGATGTGCCGATCAGGGCCCATCCGGCGACCACCGCGACGACGAGCACGACGACCGCGGCGAAGTCCCGGCGCCGGTGGAACGACGTGCGCGGCGGCCTCGGCGGCTCGTCGGGAATCGGCCCGTCCAGCACGTCCTCCCCGCCGGCATCAGCACCTCGCTCGGCGGCGGTCTCCGACACGTCGTCCTCCCTCAAGAGAGTGCTCGCAAAGTCCTTACTTCACGGTACTCATGAGGTTTCGCCGGCTTCGCGGGCCACCTCGACACCGGCGCGGCGGCGCGTGCGCTGGCGTCGTGGCTGCTTGTCAGCGGTCTTCGACTCACCGGTGTCCGGTGTGGCGGGAGTCTCCTCCGAGGCGCCTGCCACGTCTTGGCCTGCGCGGCGACGCCTGCGCTGACGCTGTTTCGGCGGCCGTTCCTCGTTGCTCTCGGCCGCCGGCGTCTCTTTTGTCCGGGGCGTCGTCGACCGGGTGCGCGTCCCGCCGCGCCTGCGGCGCTTCTTGCCGCCGGTCAGGTCTTCCTCCTGCTCGGCGTCCAGGCCCGCG
This window contains:
- a CDS encoding PQQ-binding-like beta-propeller repeat protein, coding for MSETAAERGADAGGEDVLDGPIPDEPPRPPRTSFHRRRDFAAVVVLVVAVVAGWALIGTSSDFAATSSQIAPDDLETPQAPSTLPPSFGEAWRAPSGATQIPVAVGPSVVTGDGNEVVGRNPYTGKQRWRYARDIPLCTVGAAWNEAIAVYRKTSTSLPSSDPNHNGSCSEVTSLKSSTGEREHQRNGDAELDTQLLSDGSLVTATGKRLINTWRSDLVQTMEYGAVPDIVNPDKQPRVGCTYGSVAVTQGRIGVIERCPAKTDPNETGDDRLTVFKPTGKENESDEPQVDFSITVGGNGARVIALNETYLALALPNPSRILVYNGEGNKVGEYPIAVPDAEFAGDPARGVVQVTRGTDAVFWFTGSKTIALSTADFRPLWTKENTLGSGAVFAGYLLLPVKDEYVVTDQLTGARVAQTPVNRGDHTGPVQMATLGPMVLEQRGPTLVALR